Proteins encoded in a region of the Sphingomonas sp. OV641 genome:
- a CDS encoding S9 family peptidase, which translates to MRIWMAAIGAGLTIWAGTAMAKSTTPPEKLTLQRVFASPDLGGGQPQALRLSPDGTLLTSVRPRDDERNRFDLWAMDTRTGQSRMLVDSRKVGSGAELSEAEKMQRERDRSKTGKTGILDYDWAPDGKSILVPVDGELFVATLDGNVQRLEGSRGALNPVVSPRGRYVSFVRDQNLWVRPAGAGVARQLTSEGSGTVHFGEAEFVAQEEMHRRTGYWWSPDDRLIAVERFDEAPVRVFTRASIGATGTSIYEQKYPAAGTPNVLVDLFIMKPDGSGKVKVDLGADRDIYLARVDWLPDGSALLVQRQSRDQRTLDMLRVDPATGKSTVLFSERAGEKSWVNLSDAYRALKDGSLIWRSERDGYGHLYRWKAGAWTQLTKGAWVVDSLVSVNEAEGRLFFTANRDGVLERHLYALDLSRPGEITRVTEAGWSLSGASGDDTGTRFIISRSSPTQPKQTFLADANGKRIAWVNENAVSGDHPYAPYLASHRPTEFGTIKAADGTPLHWQMITPVLEKGRRYPVFFMHYGGPGSQDVWRDWPGNMPLRQFLVQQGWIVFQIDNRGSDNRGKAYEDAIWHAMGTVEVDDQLAGAAYLKSLPFVDADKIAIYGWSYGGYLTLKMMEAHPGVFAAGISGAPVTDWSLYDTHYTERYMGDPTRDAAAYRAAGALETAERISDPLLLMHGMADDNVFLDNATAFAARMQAANRRFEMMLYPGKAHGAVRDIHPWTTILAFLDRHVTKNDVK; encoded by the coding sequence ATGCGCATATGGATGGCGGCGATCGGAGCCGGGCTGACGATCTGGGCGGGCACCGCAATGGCTAAGTCGACGACGCCACCGGAGAAGCTGACGCTTCAGCGTGTTTTCGCCAGCCCCGATCTCGGCGGCGGCCAGCCGCAGGCGCTGCGCCTTTCCCCGGATGGTACGTTGCTGACGTCGGTGCGCCCGCGTGATGATGAGCGCAACCGCTTCGATCTGTGGGCGATGGACACCCGAACCGGGCAGTCCCGGATGCTGGTGGATTCGCGAAAGGTCGGCAGCGGTGCTGAGCTTTCCGAGGCGGAAAAGATGCAGCGAGAGCGCGATCGCTCGAAGACCGGCAAAACGGGCATTCTCGACTACGACTGGGCACCGGACGGCAAATCGATCCTGGTGCCGGTGGATGGCGAACTGTTCGTCGCCACGCTCGACGGCAATGTTCAACGGCTGGAGGGAAGCCGGGGCGCGCTGAACCCCGTCGTCTCTCCGCGCGGCCGCTACGTCAGCTTCGTGCGCGACCAGAACCTGTGGGTCCGCCCGGCGGGCGCCGGCGTGGCACGCCAGCTGACCAGTGAAGGCAGCGGCACCGTCCATTTCGGCGAGGCCGAGTTCGTCGCCCAAGAGGAGATGCATCGGCGGACGGGTTATTGGTGGTCGCCTGACGATCGTCTGATCGCGGTCGAACGGTTTGACGAGGCGCCGGTGCGTGTCTTCACGCGCGCGTCGATCGGCGCCACCGGCACGAGCATTTACGAGCAGAAGTATCCGGCGGCGGGCACGCCCAACGTGCTGGTGGACCTGTTCATCATGAAGCCGGATGGGTCCGGCAAGGTGAAGGTGGATCTTGGCGCGGATCGCGACATCTATCTCGCGCGCGTTGATTGGTTGCCAGACGGTTCGGCGCTGCTGGTCCAGCGCCAATCGCGCGATCAGCGCACGCTCGATATGCTTCGGGTGGACCCGGCGACGGGCAAGTCTACCGTGCTGTTCAGCGAACGCGCTGGCGAGAAGAGCTGGGTCAACCTGTCGGATGCCTATCGCGCGCTGAAAGACGGCAGCCTCATCTGGCGTTCCGAGCGCGACGGGTACGGGCATCTCTACCGCTGGAAGGCGGGCGCCTGGACCCAGCTGACCAAGGGTGCATGGGTGGTCGATTCGCTGGTCTCGGTGAATGAGGCGGAAGGCCGTCTGTTCTTCACGGCAAATCGCGATGGGGTGCTCGAACGGCACCTTTACGCGCTGGACCTCTCGCGTCCGGGCGAGATCACCCGGGTGACCGAGGCAGGCTGGTCGCTGAGCGGGGCGTCAGGCGACGACACGGGAACCCGCTTCATCATCAGTCGCTCGAGCCCCACCCAGCCGAAGCAGACGTTCCTGGCTGACGCGAATGGCAAGCGGATCGCCTGGGTGAACGAGAATGCCGTGAGCGGCGATCACCCTTATGCGCCGTATCTTGCCAGTCATCGCCCGACCGAGTTCGGGACGATCAAGGCGGCCGATGGCACGCCGCTCCACTGGCAGATGATTACGCCTGTGCTGGAGAAGGGCAGGCGCTATCCGGTGTTCTTCATGCATTATGGCGGCCCCGGCAGCCAGGACGTGTGGCGCGACTGGCCGGGCAACATGCCGCTGCGCCAGTTCCTGGTGCAGCAGGGCTGGATCGTCTTCCAGATCGACAATCGCGGTTCAGACAATCGCGGCAAGGCGTACGAGGATGCGATCTGGCACGCGATGGGGACGGTCGAGGTGGATGATCAGCTCGCTGGCGCGGCCTACCTCAAATCGCTTCCGTTCGTGGATGCGGACAAGATCGCGATCTACGGCTGGTCTTACGGCGGCTATCTCACGCTGAAGATGATGGAGGCGCATCCGGGGGTGTTCGCCGCCGGCATTTCGGGCGCGCCGGTCACCGATTGGTCATTGTACGACACGCATTACACCGAGCGGTACATGGGCGATCCGACGCGCGACGCGGCCGCCTATCGGGCTGCAGGCGCGCTTGAGACGGCCGAGCGGATCAGCGATCCACTGCTGCTGATGCACGGAATGGCCGACGACAATGTCTTTCTGGACAATGCGACTGCCTTTGCTGCCCGGATGCAGGCCGCCAATCGGCGGTTCGAAATGATGCTTTACCCCGGGAAGGCGCATGGCGCGGTGCGCGACATTCATCCGTGGACGACGATACTCGCCTTCCTTGATCGTCACGTGACGAAAAATGACGTAAAGTAA
- a CDS encoding aspartate-semialdehyde dehydrogenase, giving the protein MGYRVVVAGATGNVGREMINILAEREFPADEIAVLASSRSVGDQIEYGETGQMLTVKNIEHFDPAGWDFALFAIGSEATKVYAPKFAAAGCTVIDNSSLYRMDPDVPLIVPEVNPGDIDGYTKKNIIANPNCSTAQMVVALKPLHDVAKIKRVVVATYQSVSGAGKQGMDELFEQSRNIFVGDQAEAKKFTKQIAFNVIPHIDSFLEDGSTKEEWKMVVETKKILDPKVKVTATCVRVPVFVGHSEAINIEFENEISAEEAQKILREAPGVMLVDKREDGGYVTPVECVGDYATFISRVREDSTVDNGLSLWCVSDNLRKGAALNAVQIAELLGRRHLKKAA; this is encoded by the coding sequence ATGGGTTACCGGGTGGTGGTTGCTGGGGCGACGGGCAATGTCGGGCGCGAGATGATCAACATTCTCGCCGAGCGCGAGTTTCCGGCCGATGAGATCGCCGTGCTCGCCTCTTCGCGCTCGGTTGGCGACCAGATCGAATATGGCGAGACCGGCCAGATGCTGACGGTCAAGAACATCGAGCATTTCGATCCGGCCGGCTGGGACTTTGCGCTGTTCGCGATCGGAAGCGAGGCGACCAAGGTCTATGCGCCGAAGTTCGCCGCGGCCGGATGCACGGTGATCGACAATTCCTCGCTGTATCGCATGGATCCGGACGTGCCGCTGATCGTGCCGGAAGTGAACCCGGGCGACATCGACGGTTATACCAAGAAGAACATCATCGCGAACCCGAACTGTTCGACGGCGCAGATGGTGGTGGCGCTGAAGCCGCTGCATGATGTCGCCAAGATCAAGCGCGTCGTGGTGGCGACTTACCAGTCGGTTTCGGGGGCCGGCAAGCAGGGCATGGACGAACTGTTCGAGCAGAGCCGGAACATCTTCGTCGGTGATCAGGCCGAAGCAAAGAAGTTCACCAAGCAGATTGCCTTCAACGTGATCCCGCACATCGACAGCTTCCTGGAGGATGGCTCCACCAAGGAAGAGTGGAAGATGGTGGTGGAAACCAAGAAGATCCTCGACCCCAAGGTGAAGGTGACCGCAACCTGCGTTCGCGTTCCGGTGTTCGTGGGCCATTCTGAAGCCATCAACATCGAATTCGAGAATGAGATCTCGGCGGAGGAGGCCCAGAAGATCCTGCGCGAGGCGCCCGGCGTTATGCTCGTCGATAAGCGCGAGGACGGCGGCTATGTCACGCCGGTGGAGTGCGTCGGCGATTATGCGACCTTCATCAGCCGCGTGCGCGAGGATTCGACGGTCGATAACGGCCTGTCGCTCTGGTGCGTCAGCGACAATCTGCGCAAAGGCGCTGCGCTGAACGCGGTGCAGATCGCCGAGCTTCTCGGGCGGCGGCACCTGAAGAAGGCGGCCTGA
- a CDS encoding DHA2 family efflux MFS transporter permease subunit yields MASQAAPASAPRAGAAAAGPPAAGKPLLETNHRGLLTVGIMGAMIMQILDTTIANVALPHMMTSLGATVDTVTWVLTSYIVATAIALPATGWLSDRLGSRNLFLIAVGGFIVASMLCGIATSLEEMVIFRVFQGIFAAFINPLSQTSMLDINPPDKAAKAMSVWGMGVMVGPIMGPVLGGWLTESYNWRWVFYVNVPVGALTFAILWFLLPSRPKAVRSFDFAGFVYLGVAVAAFQLMLDRGQSEDWFDSWEVIIEALATVAFTWMAIFHFATAKKPLFDRALFHNRNLVTGLFFMLVVGISTMAPMALLPPMLQNLFGYPVIDTGVMMAPRGVGVLATMWLAGQMMGKVDTRIVIMVGLVIFGVSLRQMSQFSLEQDFWPVITAGFVQGLGMGLVFMPLNALAFATLDGRYRTDGSSLLNLFRSIGQSAGISMVTVLLARNTQISHADLAQHVTRNAIAGFDVARLSGFGSLSDAAMSMVDGMVNKQAAMIAYLDDFYLMSWISFGAIPLVLLLQKPKGKIEVVHSE; encoded by the coding sequence ATGGCCTCGCAGGCGGCGCCGGCTTCCGCGCCGCGAGCCGGTGCAGCGGCGGCAGGCCCTCCCGCTGCCGGCAAGCCATTGCTGGAGACCAATCACCGCGGCTTGCTGACCGTCGGCATCATGGGCGCCATGATCATGCAGATCCTGGACACCACGATCGCCAACGTGGCGCTGCCGCACATGATGACCAGCCTCGGCGCGACGGTCGACACCGTCACCTGGGTGCTGACAAGCTATATCGTGGCAACGGCGATCGCGCTGCCCGCCACTGGCTGGCTCTCCGACCGGTTGGGGAGCCGCAATCTCTTCCTCATTGCCGTTGGCGGGTTCATCGTCGCCTCCATGCTCTGCGGCATCGCGACCAGCCTGGAAGAGATGGTGATCTTCCGCGTGTTTCAGGGGATCTTCGCGGCCTTCATCAACCCGCTGTCGCAGACCTCGATGCTGGACATCAATCCGCCGGACAAGGCGGCCAAGGCGATGAGCGTCTGGGGCATGGGCGTAATGGTCGGCCCGATCATGGGTCCGGTGCTCGGCGGATGGCTGACGGAAAGCTACAATTGGCGCTGGGTCTTCTACGTCAACGTGCCGGTGGGCGCCCTCACCTTCGCGATCCTGTGGTTCCTCCTGCCCAGCCGTCCCAAGGCGGTCAGGTCGTTCGATTTCGCCGGCTTCGTCTATCTCGGCGTGGCGGTGGCGGCGTTTCAGCTGATGCTGGATCGCGGACAGAGCGAGGATTGGTTCGACAGTTGGGAAGTGATCATCGAGGCGCTCGCCACCGTGGCGTTCACCTGGATGGCGATCTTCCACTTCGCCACCGCGAAGAAGCCGCTGTTCGATCGCGCGCTCTTTCACAATCGCAATCTCGTCACCGGACTGTTCTTCATGCTGGTGGTCGGGATCTCGACCATGGCGCCGATGGCGCTTCTGCCGCCGATGCTGCAGAACCTGTTCGGCTATCCCGTGATCGACACGGGCGTGATGATGGCGCCCCGCGGCGTGGGCGTGCTGGCCACCATGTGGCTGGCGGGGCAGATGATGGGCAAGGTCGATACCCGCATCGTCATCATGGTGGGACTGGTGATCTTCGGCGTTTCGCTGCGCCAGATGTCCCAGTTTTCGCTGGAGCAAGATTTCTGGCCGGTGATCACGGCGGGCTTCGTTCAGGGGCTTGGCATGGGGCTGGTCTTCATGCCGCTGAACGCGCTCGCCTTTGCCACGCTGGATGGGCGCTACCGCACGGATGGCTCAAGCCTGCTGAACCTGTTCCGCTCGATCGGCCAGTCGGCCGGCATCTCCATGGTTACCGTGCTGCTCGCGCGCAACACCCAGATCAGCCACGCGGACCTGGCGCAGCATGTCACACGAAACGCCATTGCGGGCTTTGACGTGGCGCGGCTGAGTGGTTTCGGCTCGCTGTCTGACGCCGCTATGTCCATGGTCGACGGCATGGTGAACAAGCAGGCGGCAATGATCGCCTATCTCGACGATTTCTATTTGATGAGCTGGATTTCGTTCGGCGCGATCCCCCTAGTGCTGCTGTTGCAGAAGCCGAAGGGCAAGATCGAGGTGGTGCACAGCGAATAG
- a CDS encoding HlyD family secretion protein produces MADADPKPGAEAQVAMGTPVAEPSAKRRGLIRPVLMFGLPLLIAVVAGYFYLTAGRYISTDNAYVRQDVISISPDVSGRIVAVNVKENQRVKAGDILFRIDPEPYRIALAQANADLASARVQVATMATDSGSAAADIASARAELTLAEATYQRQNELMKRGFTTRASLDAATQDVAAARAKIATGQAAAARAQQQVGSGGGSGQPAAIQVALAKRAQAELNLQRTTVRAPADGVVSQTSRLQVGNITPSGVPALSLVVSDQTWVEANFKETDLDHMRVGQPAELGFDAYPDLKVTGRVQSIGAGTGSEFSVLPAQNANGNWVKVTQRVPVRIAIDGTPPRAMIAGLSTDVSIDTGAH; encoded by the coding sequence ATGGCTGATGCCGATCCGAAGCCGGGCGCCGAGGCGCAGGTCGCCATGGGCACGCCCGTGGCGGAGCCCTCCGCCAAACGTCGCGGGCTGATCCGCCCCGTGCTGATGTTCGGCCTGCCGCTGCTGATCGCTGTGGTCGCCGGCTATTTCTATCTCACCGCCGGCCGCTACATTTCTACCGATAACGCCTATGTGCGGCAGGACGTGATTTCGATCAGCCCCGACGTGTCTGGGCGCATCGTGGCGGTGAACGTCAAGGAGAACCAGCGCGTCAAGGCTGGCGATATCCTGTTCCGGATCGATCCGGAGCCTTACCGGATCGCCCTGGCACAAGCGAATGCGGATCTCGCCTCGGCGCGGGTTCAGGTCGCCACCATGGCCACTGACAGCGGCAGCGCCGCGGCCGACATCGCGAGCGCACGTGCCGAGCTTACGTTGGCGGAGGCGACGTATCAGCGGCAAAACGAATTGATGAAGCGTGGCTTCACCACCCGCGCCAGCCTCGACGCGGCCACGCAGGATGTCGCCGCCGCGCGGGCGAAGATCGCGACCGGTCAGGCGGCAGCCGCTCGGGCACAGCAGCAGGTCGGCTCGGGGGGAGGCTCCGGCCAGCCCGCCGCCATTCAGGTGGCCTTGGCCAAGCGCGCGCAGGCAGAACTCAACCTTCAGCGGACCACCGTTCGCGCACCGGCTGACGGTGTCGTCAGTCAGACAAGCCGGCTGCAGGTCGGAAACATCACTCCATCCGGGGTGCCTGCCCTCAGCCTCGTGGTCAGCGATCAGACCTGGGTCGAGGCCAATTTCAAGGAAACGGATCTCGATCACATGCGTGTCGGCCAGCCCGCCGAACTGGGTTTCGACGCCTATCCCGACCTGAAGGTTACCGGCCGGGTACAATCGATCGGCGCCGGCACGGGCAGCGAGTTTTCCGTGCTTCCGGCACAGAATGCGAATGGCAATTGGGTGAAGGTGACGCAGCGCGTTCCCGTGCGCATCGCGATCGACGGCACGCCGCCGCGCGCGATGATCGCGGGCCTTTCGACCGACGTCAGCATCGACACCGGAGCACATTGA
- a CDS encoding MarR family winged helix-turn-helix transcriptional regulator, protein MLRKRFDERARQHGATRAQWKALLAISRNEGINQGNLADLLEVEPITLCRLIDRMQESGLVERRRDPNDRRAWQLFLTEKAGPVLEELHETADELMSQALLEISETQIDTMTELLNRIRHNLSASETREVAHG, encoded by the coding sequence ATGCTGCGCAAGCGCTTTGATGAGCGGGCGCGGCAGCATGGCGCCACACGCGCCCAGTGGAAGGCACTGCTGGCCATCAGCAGGAATGAAGGGATCAACCAGGGCAATCTCGCCGATCTGCTCGAGGTGGAACCGATCACCTTGTGTCGGCTCATCGATCGCATGCAGGAAAGCGGCCTCGTCGAGCGGCGGCGCGATCCCAACGACCGCCGTGCTTGGCAATTGTTCCTTACCGAGAAAGCCGGCCCGGTGCTCGAGGAACTGCACGAAACTGCCGATGAGCTGATGTCGCAGGCCCTTTTGGAAATTTCAGAAACACAGATCGACACGATGACAGAGCTACTCAACCGTATTCGCCACAATCTTTCCGCCAGCGAAACTCGGGAGGTCGCCCATGGCTGA
- a CDS encoding GFA family protein gives MTLMTGGCQCGRVRYAAEIESDDAYLCHCRMCQRATGGVSIAYVNVPAGKLRWESGPDWYRSSAIAHRPFCSGCGTPLGFAFLQDAENVDVTIGSFDDPQRFKPKHHYAVESMHEAWLDTGDLPRTRSEENENVVKRWMDACGKTPD, from the coding sequence ATGACGCTGATGACGGGAGGCTGCCAGTGCGGGCGTGTCCGCTATGCAGCCGAGATCGAGAGTGACGACGCCTACCTATGCCATTGCCGCATGTGTCAGCGGGCGACCGGCGGCGTCTCCATCGCATATGTGAACGTGCCGGCGGGCAAGTTGCGATGGGAGAGTGGCCCCGACTGGTATCGCTCGTCGGCGATCGCGCATCGGCCGTTTTGCTCGGGCTGCGGTACGCCGCTTGGCTTCGCATTTCTCCAGGATGCGGAGAACGTCGACGTGACGATCGGCAGCTTCGACGATCCCCAACGGTTCAAACCGAAACATCATTACGCAGTCGAAAGTATGCATGAAGCGTGGCTCGATACGGGGGACTTGCCACGCACGCGTAGCGAAGAGAATGAGAATGTCGTGAAACGCTGGATGGACGCTTGTGGCAAAACACCCGATTGA
- a CDS encoding alpha/beta fold hydrolase: MAKHPIETHHFASFDGTKLAWHEMGAGRPIVLIHGYFSDANTNWIRYGHADAIAAKGYRVIMPDLRAHGDSDKPHGSAAYPPDALAQDGHALIAHLGLTDYDLGGYSLGARTTGRMLATGATPGRVVFSGMGLEGIIHAERRQDHFRHILTNLGKHERGSPAWLAEAFLKTTGGDPVALLGILDTFVSTPRGAVAAFEWPAVVVNGREDDDNGSAAALADLLPHGRLVEVPGNHMSSVTKPELGQAIAEFLAG; encoded by the coding sequence GTGGCAAAACACCCGATTGAGACGCATCACTTCGCCAGTTTCGATGGCACCAAGCTGGCCTGGCATGAGATGGGGGCTGGCCGCCCAATTGTCCTGATCCACGGCTATTTCTCAGACGCGAATACCAACTGGATCCGCTACGGTCATGCCGACGCGATCGCCGCCAAGGGCTATCGCGTCATCATGCCGGACCTTCGCGCGCATGGCGACAGCGACAAGCCTCATGGGTCGGCCGCTTATCCGCCTGACGCGCTGGCGCAGGATGGTCATGCGCTGATCGCGCACCTGGGCCTCACCGATTATGATCTGGGCGGCTATTCTCTTGGAGCCCGCACGACCGGCCGGATGCTTGCAACCGGCGCGACGCCAGGTCGCGTCGTCTTTTCCGGCATGGGGTTGGAGGGCATCATTCATGCGGAGCGCCGGCAGGATCATTTTCGCCATATCCTCACCAATCTCGGCAAGCACGAGCGAGGAAGCCCGGCCTGGCTCGCGGAGGCATTCCTCAAGACGACTGGTGGTGATCCGGTAGCGTTGCTGGGCATTCTCGATACGTTCGTATCGACCCCGCGCGGGGCGGTAGCAGCGTTCGAGTGGCCGGCCGTTGTGGTGAATGGCCGAGAAGACGACGACAATGGGTCCGCGGCGGCGCTGGCCGATCTGCTCCCGCACGGCCGGTTGGTGGAGGTGCCGGGCAATCACATGAGTTCGGTGACAAAACCGGAGCTTGGCCAAGCTATCGCAGAGTTCCTGGCGGGTTGA
- a CDS encoding M2 family metallopeptidase, translating into MNRQIVSLAALAATLVAVPVAAQQATSPAVTPAQADAFVAAAEKKLADASVDGARIAWVNATYITDDTDALAAKAGGEYTELQVKLATQAAKYRALPGLSADTRRKLDLLVGGITLPAPTRAGAAEELSTLFTKMGSSYGKGRGTLNGQPINGSDIEAAMGDERDPAKLKEMWVSWHDNVGAPMRQDYVAATKLTNEGAVGLGFKDAGALWRSGYDMKPDEFAALTDKLWGEVEPLYQALHTYVRWKLNEKYGDAVQPKTGPIRADLLGNMWAQEWGNIYDVVAPAGAGDLGYDIGDLLKAKQYDPVKMVKTGEGFYSSLGFAPLPETFWKRSQIVKPQDREVICHASAWDVDNVDDLRIKMCTKVNSDDFVTIHHELGHNYYQRAYNQQPFLYKNGANDGFHEAIGDFVALSITPDYLVKINLLDQAKVPAADKDVGLLLRQAMDKVAFLPFGLMVDKYRWQLFSGEIPAGQMQAGWDKLRLQYQGIVPPVARDETKFDAGAKYHVAAGVPYTRYFLARILQFQFYEAACKQAGWKGPLHRCSFYGDKDVGAKLDAMLKMGQSKPWPDALQAFTGMRDMSGKAMVAYFAPLKKWLDQQNKGKPSGW; encoded by the coding sequence ATGAATCGTCAGATCGTATCGCTCGCCGCCCTCGCGGCGACGCTTGTCGCCGTTCCCGTGGCGGCCCAGCAGGCGACCTCGCCCGCAGTCACGCCTGCTCAGGCAGATGCGTTTGTCGCGGCGGCAGAAAAGAAGCTTGCGGATGCCAGCGTGGATGGCGCGCGGATCGCCTGGGTGAACGCGACCTATATCACCGACGATACCGACGCGCTCGCCGCCAAGGCCGGTGGCGAATATACCGAGCTTCAGGTGAAGCTCGCGACGCAAGCCGCCAAATATCGCGCGCTGCCCGGCCTGTCGGCGGACACCCGCCGCAAGCTCGATCTTCTGGTCGGCGGGATCACCCTGCCGGCGCCCACCCGCGCAGGGGCAGCGGAGGAGCTGTCCACGCTCTTCACCAAGATGGGCTCCAGCTACGGCAAGGGCCGCGGAACGCTGAACGGCCAGCCGATCAACGGCTCGGACATCGAGGCGGCGATGGGCGATGAGCGTGATCCCGCCAAGCTGAAGGAAATGTGGGTCAGCTGGCACGACAATGTCGGCGCGCCGATGCGCCAGGATTATGTCGCCGCGACCAAGCTGACCAACGAGGGCGCGGTTGGGTTGGGCTTCAAGGACGCAGGCGCGCTGTGGCGGTCCGGCTATGACATGAAGCCTGACGAATTCGCCGCGCTCACCGATAAGCTCTGGGGTGAGGTGGAGCCGCTGTACCAGGCGCTGCACACCTATGTTCGCTGGAAGCTCAATGAGAAGTACGGCGACGCCGTGCAGCCCAAGACCGGCCCGATCCGCGCCGACCTGCTCGGCAACATGTGGGCACAGGAATGGGGCAACATCTATGACGTCGTGGCGCCGGCCGGTGCGGGCGACTTAGGCTATGACATCGGCGATCTGCTCAAGGCGAAGCAGTACGATCCGGTGAAGATGGTGAAGACCGGTGAGGGTTTCTATTCCTCGCTCGGCTTTGCGCCTCTGCCCGAGACGTTCTGGAAGCGGTCGCAGATCGTGAAGCCGCAGGATCGCGAGGTGATCTGTCACGCCAGTGCCTGGGACGTCGACAATGTCGACGACCTGCGCATCAAGATGTGCACCAAGGTGAATTCGGATGACTTCGTCACCATCCACCACGAGCTCGGCCACAATTACTATCAGCGCGCCTACAATCAGCAGCCGTTCCTGTACAAGAACGGTGCGAATGACGGCTTCCACGAGGCGATCGGCGACTTCGTCGCACTGTCGATCACGCCGGACTATCTGGTGAAGATCAACCTGCTCGATCAGGCGAAGGTGCCGGCGGCGGACAAGGATGTCGGTCTGCTGCTGCGCCAAGCGATGGACAAGGTGGCGTTCCTGCCTTTCGGGCTGATGGTGGACAAATACCGCTGGCAGCTGTTCTCGGGCGAGATCCCCGCTGGCCAGATGCAGGCGGGCTGGGACAAGCTGCGCCTACAGTACCAGGGCATCGTTCCCCCGGTCGCACGTGACGAAACCAAGTTCGATGCCGGCGCCAAGTATCACGTTGCGGCGGGAGTGCCGTACACGCGCTACTTCCTGGCGCGCATTCTCCAGTTCCAGTTCTACGAGGCAGCGTGCAAGCAGGCTGGCTGGAAGGGGCCGCTCCACCGTTGTTCCTTCTACGGCGACAAGGACGTGGGCGCGAAGCTCGATGCGATGCTGAAGATGGGTCAGTCCAAGCCCTGGCCGGACGCGCTTCAGGCCTTCACGGGCATGCGCGACATGTCGGGGAAGGCGATGGTCGCCTATTTCGCCCCGCTGAAGAAGTGGCTCGATCAGCAGAACAAGGGAAAGCCGAGCGGCTGGTAA
- a CDS encoding AMP nucleosidase has product MTAQEIVAELDRLYTDAVARLQAALNLYLTKGVAPSPESRRDGSFAYPEIRLRFLGGIDRPAPLRSFGRLVTPGEYRISVTKPGLFAEYLIEQLTLLIEDYEVSVEAVPGATEIPFPYVLDAGHALSLDEVSAAELARHFPATELAHIGDEIADGLWASIDGTRPLALFDGLRTDFSLARLRHYTGTAPEHVQRYVLFTNYHRYVDEFVRWATAQVDGDSRFTALAGPGGVMFRPGDDPAMLDDTAWRRLQMPAYHLMAPDRAGITLVNIGVGPSNAKTITDHLAVTRPDAWMMIGHCGGLRPSQRIGDYVLAHAYLRDDHVLDDMLPPEIPVPAIAEVQQALARAAETVSGQSGEELKRRLRTGTIVTTDDRNWELRYSRSALRFSLSRAVGIDMESATIAAQGFRFRVPYGTLLCVSDKPLHGELKLPGQANRFYERAISEHMRIGIETCEELRREGQKLHSRKLRAFNEPPFR; this is encoded by the coding sequence ATGACTGCACAAGAGATCGTTGCCGAACTAGACCGGCTCTACACCGACGCTGTTGCCCGCTTACAAGCCGCACTGAACCTTTACCTGACCAAGGGTGTGGCGCCCTCGCCCGAATCGCGCCGTGACGGCTCGTTTGCTTATCCGGAAATTCGTCTGAGGTTCCTGGGTGGCATCGATCGCCCTGCCCCGCTGCGCTCGTTCGGCCGGCTGGTCACGCCCGGCGAATACCGCATCTCCGTAACAAAGCCCGGCTTGTTCGCCGAATACCTGATCGAGCAGCTTACCCTGCTGATCGAGGATTATGAGGTTTCGGTCGAAGCGGTTCCGGGCGCAACGGAGATCCCCTTCCCCTACGTGCTTGATGCGGGTCACGCGCTCAGCCTGGACGAAGTCTCCGCGGCCGAACTCGCCCGGCATTTCCCGGCAACCGAACTTGCCCATATCGGTGACGAGATTGCGGATGGATTGTGGGCGTCGATCGACGGAACGCGCCCGCTCGCCCTCTTCGACGGGCTTCGCACCGATTTCAGCCTCGCCCGCCTGCGGCACTATACCGGCACGGCGCCGGAGCATGTCCAGCGGTATGTGCTGTTCACCAACTATCACCGCTACGTCGACGAATTCGTCCGCTGGGCCACGGCGCAGGTAGATGGCGACAGCCGCTTCACCGCACTGGCCGGCCCCGGCGGCGTGATGTTCCGTCCCGGGGATGATCCCGCGATGCTGGATGACACGGCATGGCGGCGGCTCCAAATGCCGGCCTACCACCTCATGGCGCCGGATCGCGCCGGCATCACCCTGGTCAACATCGGCGTCGGCCCGTCCAACGCGAAGACGATCACCGATCATTTGGCCGTGACCCGGCCGGATGCCTGGATGATGATCGGCCACTGCGGCGGGCTGCGGCCGTCGCAGCGCATCGGGGACTATGTCCTGGCGCACGCCTATCTCCGCGACGACCATGTGCTGGATGATATGCTGCCGCCCGAGATCCCTGTCCCCGCCATCGCGGAGGTGCAGCAGGCGCTGGCACGAGCCGCCGAAACAGTCTCCGGTCAATCCGGCGAGGAACTGAAGCGGCGCCTGCGCACCGGCACGATCGTCACGACGGACGATCGCAACTGGGAGCTTCGCTACAGCCGGTCGGCGCTACGCTTCTCGCTCAGCCGCGCAGTCGGGATCGACATGGAATCGGCAACAATCGCGGCGCAGGGCTTCCGCTTCCGCGTTCCATACGGAACCCTGCTGTGCGTGTCCGACAAGCCGTTGCACGGCGAGCTCAAATTGCCGGGCCAGGCCAACCGCTTCTACGAGCGGGCGATTTCCGAACATATGCGGATCGGGATCGAGACTTGCGAAGAGCTGCGCCGCGAGGGGCAGAAGCTGCACAGCCGCAAGCTGCGCGCCTTCAACGAGCCGCCATTCCGCTAA